The following proteins are co-located in the Imtechella halotolerans genome:
- the nusA gene encoding transcription termination factor NusA, which produces MENLELIESFSEFKDDKLIDRVTLMAILEEVFRNALKKKFGSDDNFDIIINPDKGDLEIWRNRVVVADGEVEDPNQEIELSAARRIEPDFEVGEDVSEEVKLIDLGRRAILALRQNLISKIHEHDNTTIYKQFKDLIGEIYTAEVHHVRHKVVILVDDEGNEIVLPKEKQIPSDFFRKGENVRGIIEGVELKGNKPMIVMSRTSPMFLEKLFEQEIPEVFDGLITVKKVVRIPGEKAKVAVDSYDDRIDPVGACVGMKGSRIHGIVRELGNENIDVINFTANTQLYITRALSPAKVTSVTLNEETKHAEVYLKPEEVSKAIGKGGYNIRLAGQLTGYEIDVYREGVEDEDVELTEFSDEIEAWVIEEFKRIGLDTARSVLEQDVKDLVKRTDLEEETILEVVKILKEEFEE; this is translated from the coding sequence ATGGAAAATCTTGAATTAATAGAATCTTTTTCAGAGTTCAAAGACGATAAGCTTATTGATCGTGTAACTCTGATGGCCATTTTGGAAGAAGTTTTCAGAAATGCCTTAAAAAAGAAGTTTGGTTCAGATGATAATTTTGATATTATTATCAATCCTGATAAAGGAGATTTGGAAATTTGGAGAAACCGTGTGGTTGTTGCCGACGGTGAAGTTGAGGATCCAAACCAAGAGATTGAACTGTCAGCAGCACGACGTATAGAGCCTGATTTTGAGGTGGGTGAAGATGTTTCTGAAGAGGTTAAATTGATAGACTTAGGAAGAAGGGCTATTTTGGCGCTTCGTCAAAATCTTATATCTAAAATTCATGAACACGATAATACTACTATTTATAAGCAGTTTAAAGATTTAATTGGTGAAATCTATACTGCTGAAGTGCATCATGTACGTCATAAAGTAGTAATTTTGGTGGATGATGAAGGTAATGAGATAGTGTTACCTAAAGAAAAACAAATTCCTTCGGATTTCTTCAGAAAAGGAGAAAATGTTCGTGGAATTATTGAAGGTGTAGAGCTTAAAGGAAATAAACCGATGATTGTCATGTCTCGTACTTCTCCAATGTTCTTAGAGAAATTGTTTGAACAAGAAATTCCAGAAGTATTCGATGGGTTAATTACTGTTAAGAAGGTAGTTCGTATTCCTGGAGAGAAAGCAAAAGTCGCTGTGGATTCATACGATGATCGAATCGATCCAGTTGGAGCCTGTGTGGGTATGAAAGGTTCTCGTATTCATGGTATTGTAAGGGAATTAGGGAATGAGAACATTGATGTTATAAACTTTACTGCTAATACTCAATTGTATATCACACGTGCATTGAGTCCGGCTAAAGTTACTTCTGTAACATTAAATGAAGAAACTAAACATGCTGAAGTATATTTAAAGCCTGAAGAGGTTTCTAAAGCTATTGGTAAAGGAGGATATAATATTCGTCTTGCTGGACAGCTTACAGGTTATGAAATTGACGTGTATAGAGAAGGTGTTGAGGACGAAGATGTTGAATTGACTGAGTTTTCTGATGAAATAGAAGCTTGGGTAATAGAGGAGTTTAAACGTATTGGACTTGATACTGCTCGTAGTGTGCTTGAGCAGGATGTCAAAGATCTTGTAAAACGTACCGATTTGGAAGAAGAAACCATTTTGGAGGTAGTGAAGATCTTAAAAGAAGAATTTGAAGAATAA
- the rimP gene encoding ribosome assembly cofactor RimP produces MKFEEKVKKLLDEALEADNSLFLIDFSIGQGNVIKVVIDGDNGVSINDCISVSRAIEHNLDREEEDFSLEVTSYGISLPLRVPRQYVKNIGRILKVELTDGTKLEGEVLNATDQEVVMAYQVREPKPIGKGKITVTKEQIIALSNIVEAKVMIKF; encoded by the coding sequence ATGAAGTTTGAAGAAAAAGTAAAAAAACTACTTGATGAAGCTTTGGAAGCTGATAATTCCTTATTTTTAATTGACTTTTCAATTGGTCAAGGAAATGTAATTAAGGTCGTGATTGATGGTGATAATGGAGTTTCTATCAACGATTGTATTTCTGTAAGTCGAGCCATTGAACATAATCTTGATAGGGAAGAAGAGGACTTTTCATTGGAGGTTACTTCGTATGGTATTTCATTGCCGCTTAGGGTGCCTCGTCAATATGTTAAGAATATTGGTCGTATTCTTAAGGTTGAGTTGACGGATGGTACTAAACTCGAAGGTGAAGTGCTAAATGCAACTGATCAAGAAGTGGTGATGGCTTATCAAGTAAGAGAGCCTAAACCTATCGGTAAAGGAAAAATTACTGTAACCAAGGAGCAGATAATTGCTCTGTCAAATATTGTTGAAGCAAAAGTGATGATTAAATTTTAA
- a CDS encoding universal stress protein, protein MKKILVPTDFSIQAQNALNVALQIAKRFNSEILLLHTIDLPLHLSSVGSSQLPEPLFFIELAKQHFEQFLEKIESNDISIKTIIESDYTASGIVEASKKHNADLIVMGSSGATGMKEIFIGSNTEKVVRSAEIPVLVIKNPVANFNIEHFVFASNFEPKFNDAFMRASLFAEKFHAKIHLLYVNTPHQFMTTHEIEEKIEKFKRLNATQDYQVHIYNDERVETGIMNFATSIDADMICMSTYGRKGLAHFFNGSISEDLVNHTIRPVLTIRA, encoded by the coding sequence ATGAAAAAAATTCTGGTACCAACCGATTTTTCAATTCAGGCACAAAATGCACTCAATGTAGCATTACAAATTGCCAAACGATTCAATAGTGAAATTCTATTACTGCACACAATAGATTTGCCACTTCACTTATCGAGCGTAGGAAGCTCGCAACTACCTGAACCCTTATTTTTCATAGAACTAGCCAAACAACATTTTGAACAATTCCTAGAAAAAATTGAAAGCAACGATATTTCAATTAAAACAATCATAGAATCGGACTACACGGCTTCCGGTATTGTTGAAGCAAGCAAAAAACATAATGCAGACTTAATTGTAATGGGATCTAGTGGAGCTACTGGTATGAAAGAAATTTTTATTGGTTCCAATACCGAAAAAGTTGTTCGATCAGCTGAAATCCCAGTATTAGTCATCAAGAACCCAGTAGCTAACTTTAACATTGAACATTTCGTATTTGCCTCCAATTTTGAGCCTAAATTCAATGACGCCTTCATGCGAGCCTCTCTTTTTGCAGAAAAATTTCATGCCAAAATACACCTACTATACGTAAACACCCCACATCAATTCATGACCACACATGAAATCGAAGAAAAAATAGAAAAATTTAAGCGCCTTAATGCAACACAAGACTATCAAGTTCACATATATAATGACGAACGTGTTGAAACTGGCATTATGAACTTTGCCACAAGTATTGACGCGGACATGATATGCATGAGTACATACGGAAGAAAAGGACTAGCACATTTTTTCAACGGAAGCATAAGTGAAGACCTTGTAAACCACACTATTAGACCTGTACTAACCATTCGCGCATAA
- a CDS encoding metallophosphoesterase: MRWIIFVLIYLFIDWYAFQALRTITKNQWIYYLHFLISVLVVGNFIVQFLWFNEANGGLSHAKSYAIGFLLTIMALKLAVIPFLLGEDIVRVGAGVYHKFFGSEKEFYMPARRRFVSQMALGVAAIPFLSLLYGMYKGKYDFRVLKYTLTYDDLPEAFDGYRITQISDIHSGSFDNREKIEYAVDLINEQQSDIIVFTGDMVNNKSDEMKPWLETFSRLTASDGKFSVLGNHDYGDYVSWSTQTEKHNNLLTLMQMQKEMGFDLLLNEHRYLNRGGHRLALVGVENWGVGGFKKAGDFNKAISGISADDFTILLSHDPSHWEHEIMSHQKHVHLTMSGHTHGMQFGIEIPGWIKWSPVKWRYKYWAGIYKEMGQYINVNRGFGFLAYPGRVGIWPEITVIELKRAEKVA; encoded by the coding sequence ATGCGCTGGATTATTTTTGTGTTAATATACCTTTTTATAGATTGGTATGCATTTCAAGCTCTTCGTACAATTACTAAAAATCAATGGATATATTATCTACATTTCTTGATTTCGGTTTTAGTAGTGGGGAATTTTATTGTGCAATTTCTTTGGTTCAATGAAGCCAATGGCGGTCTTAGCCATGCCAAGAGTTATGCTATTGGATTTTTATTGACAATTATGGCGCTAAAATTAGCAGTTATCCCTTTTTTGCTAGGGGAAGATATTGTGAGAGTTGGTGCCGGAGTATATCATAAGTTCTTTGGTTCAGAAAAAGAATTTTACATGCCTGCAAGGCGTAGATTTGTTAGCCAAATGGCTCTGGGTGTAGCTGCGATCCCTTTTCTATCTTTATTATATGGGATGTATAAAGGGAAGTATGACTTTAGGGTATTGAAGTATACACTCACCTATGATGATCTTCCTGAAGCATTTGATGGGTATAGGATTACTCAAATATCAGATATCCATAGTGGAAGTTTTGACAATCGTGAAAAAATAGAATATGCAGTTGACCTTATTAATGAACAGCAAAGTGATATAATTGTTTTTACAGGAGATATGGTTAATAATAAATCTGATGAAATGAAACCTTGGCTGGAAACATTCTCTAGACTTACTGCAAGTGATGGAAAATTTTCGGTATTGGGTAATCATGATTACGGAGATTATGTGTCTTGGTCAACCCAAACTGAAAAACATAATAATTTACTAACCCTTATGCAAATGCAAAAGGAAATGGGGTTCGATTTGTTATTGAACGAGCATCGTTATTTAAATCGAGGTGGTCACAGGTTGGCGTTAGTTGGAGTTGAAAATTGGGGTGTTGGCGGATTTAAAAAGGCTGGAGATTTTAATAAAGCGATTTCAGGAATTAGTGCTGATGATTTTACAATTTTATTAAGTCATGACCCTTCCCATTGGGAGCATGAAATTATGAGTCATCAAAAACATGTTCACCTTACCATGAGTGGCCATACTCACGGTATGCAATTTGGTATCGAAATACCTGGTTGGATTAAGTGGAGTCCTGTAAAATGGAGATATAAATATTGGGCAGGTATTTATAAAGAAATGGGGCAATACATTAACGTGAATAGAGGGTTTGGTTTTCTTGCATATCCGGGAAGAGTAGGAATTTGGCCTGAAATTACCGTGATAGAGCTTAAAAGGGCTGAAAAAGTAGCATAA
- a CDS encoding polysaccharide deacetylase family protein: MNIFIKTPKLIQRLLSKLKWKIVTEEKVLYLTFDDGPTPEITSWVIEQLNKYKAKATFFCIGKNVVNHMELYHLLHKEGHSIGNHTHNHLNAWKTDSKSYISNIHLTESELYTSLKDPDYIKLFRPPYGKLTPKTIRQIQTMGYHIIMWDVLSVDYNTKLTPEKCWKNIKENAKPGSIIVFHDSIKAFPRLQYALPKTLAYFSEKGFTFKAITKNSF; the protein is encoded by the coding sequence ATGAATATATTTATCAAGACACCTAAACTAATTCAACGTTTACTATCTAAACTAAAATGGAAGATAGTCACAGAAGAAAAGGTACTCTATCTCACCTTTGATGATGGGCCAACACCAGAAATAACTTCCTGGGTTATTGAACAGTTAAATAAATACAAGGCGAAAGCCACTTTTTTTTGCATTGGTAAAAATGTAGTCAACCATATGGAGTTATACCATTTACTTCATAAAGAAGGACACAGTATAGGCAATCACACACACAATCACCTTAACGCTTGGAAAACAGACTCAAAATCATATATCTCCAATATTCATTTAACAGAAAGTGAACTTTATACATCACTGAAAGATCCTGATTACATTAAACTTTTTAGGCCACCTTATGGAAAACTAACACCAAAAACAATTCGTCAAATCCAAACTATGGGTTATCACATTATTATGTGGGATGTTTTAAGCGTTGACTACAACACTAAGCTAACTCCTGAGAAATGTTGGAAAAACATCAAGGAAAACGCAAAACCAGGAAGTATTATCGTTTTTCACGATAGTATTAAAGCATTTCCAAGGCTACAATATGCACTTCCGAAGACACTTGCATATTTTAGTGAAAAAGGATTTACTTTTAAAGCAATAACTAAAAATTCGTTTTAA
- a CDS encoding glycosyltransferase family 117 protein, giving the protein MLATNFKKWDTILGWIVFFIALITYGLTVEPTASFWDCGEYISTSAKLQVGHPPGAPFFQMMGAFFSMFAPSPEQVALMVNYMSVFSSAFTVLLLFWSTTLLVKKIIIRDEEITNAKAIAILGSGLVGALTYTYSDSFWFNAVEAEVYAMAMLFMSLMFWLGLKWIDNLHSNRGNKWLILISLVVGLSFGVHFMALLTIPAIGMMYFFQSTYQKNIKNFIIANIISVAILLFIFKLLLPYTLSYFGYLEVFFVNSIGLPFNSGTIIAGISIILAFYFLLTYTRKKNFVFFNTAILCIMFVFIGFSTWIMIPIRANADTVINENSPTDARLLLAYYNLEQYPETHLIYGPMYSDRYAPQDQIDPYMDDKPKYERDYTTNKYIIVNQYKDARIAPNRNHVGFLPRMWSAEHAANYMKITGLLDFKINSEYITNNELRAAVAEFKRDVTAGKISHEEYVRFLNQFKDYIEVQKPTLLQNLKYLFQYQMGYMYGRYFMWNFTGRQDDIQGRLDNHGNWMSGIKFIDELRLGSQENLPSDILNNKARNTYYFLPLILGIIGLLFQIKKSKQQFWILFILFIFTGLALKVYLNERPFEPRERDYALVGSFYVFSIWIGMGVYGLFEELKRFLNPRLLAPAITLACILAVPTVMAYQNWDDHDRSNRYTAQSMAKSYLDSIQEDAGAMLFTIGDNDTFALWYAQEIEGYRTDVRTINTSLFATDWYIDQMKRKAYESDPIPSQLRHDQYAYGVRDAIYFQALTENTWNIKDFMNWVSSDDPRTKVTFANNQEVVFYPTNKIRIPVNKENVLKSGLVKAKDSALILDYIDIELPKSAIGKNRLLMLDIIANNDWKRPIYFTGGSYESEEFIWMKDYLQLDGLVYKLVPIKTAVDPRSPYDMGRIDSDLMYSIVMGWEWGNMESSKIYHDPETRKLSINYRGNMARLVETLIKEGKKDQAKTIIELAMQHMPVDLFGFYSLLDPYVEGYYKIGEPEKARKLFLDVAKKYQESLNYFAGLSYSEKLDIMSELELDVYRYSNLLDIIKKNDDSNFAKEQIDQFNKLLNAFGEENMEDIEDELDLGMPLDSIPEDSLENILLQTSK; this is encoded by the coding sequence ATGCTAGCAACTAATTTCAAAAAATGGGATACTATTCTTGGATGGATAGTTTTTTTTATTGCTTTAATCACTTACGGACTCACAGTAGAACCAACAGCAAGTTTTTGGGACTGTGGAGAATACATCTCAACCTCAGCCAAACTGCAAGTAGGGCACCCTCCTGGAGCACCATTTTTCCAAATGATGGGAGCCTTCTTTTCAATGTTTGCCCCATCACCTGAGCAAGTAGCTCTTATGGTAAACTATATGTCTGTTTTCTCGAGTGCTTTTACCGTCCTATTACTTTTCTGGTCAACTACCCTTTTAGTGAAAAAAATTATCATTCGTGATGAAGAAATAACTAATGCAAAAGCGATTGCTATCCTTGGAAGTGGATTAGTAGGGGCTCTAACATATACCTATTCCGACAGTTTTTGGTTTAATGCAGTTGAAGCAGAAGTATATGCTATGGCTATGTTATTCATGTCTCTAATGTTTTGGCTTGGATTAAAATGGATAGACAATTTACATTCAAATCGTGGAAATAAATGGCTCATTTTAATCTCACTTGTAGTTGGGCTTTCTTTCGGAGTACACTTTATGGCCTTGCTTACTATTCCAGCCATTGGAATGATGTATTTCTTCCAGAGCACCTATCAAAAAAATATTAAAAACTTCATTATTGCAAACATCATTTCTGTAGCAATCTTACTTTTTATATTTAAATTACTTTTACCATACACCCTATCTTACTTTGGATATCTAGAGGTGTTTTTTGTGAATTCCATAGGGCTTCCTTTTAACTCAGGTACCATAATTGCAGGAATCTCCATCATACTAGCCTTCTATTTTCTATTAACGTATACACGAAAAAAGAATTTTGTTTTCTTCAATACTGCCATTCTTTGCATCATGTTTGTATTTATTGGATTCTCAACCTGGATCATGATTCCAATACGCGCTAATGCAGATACAGTAATTAATGAAAATAGCCCTACAGACGCCCGTTTACTACTTGCCTATTACAACCTAGAGCAATACCCTGAGACACACCTCATTTATGGACCTATGTATTCTGACAGATATGCTCCTCAAGACCAGATCGATCCATACATGGATGACAAACCTAAGTACGAACGCGACTATACTACTAATAAGTACATCATTGTAAATCAATATAAAGATGCTCGTATTGCCCCCAACCGAAATCATGTAGGCTTTCTACCTCGTATGTGGAGCGCAGAACATGCAGCAAATTATATGAAAATTACAGGTCTATTAGACTTTAAAATAAATTCAGAATACATAACAAACAATGAACTACGTGCAGCCGTAGCCGAATTTAAACGCGACGTAACTGCTGGGAAAATTTCACATGAAGAGTATGTACGTTTCCTAAATCAATTCAAGGATTATATAGAGGTTCAAAAACCTACTCTACTTCAAAACCTCAAGTATCTTTTCCAATATCAAATGGGGTATATGTACGGAAGGTATTTTATGTGGAATTTCACTGGAAGACAAGATGACATCCAAGGACGTCTGGATAATCATGGGAATTGGATGAGTGGAATCAAATTCATTGATGAATTGCGCTTAGGCTCACAAGAAAATTTACCTTCGGATATCCTTAATAACAAGGCGCGAAACACCTATTATTTTTTACCTTTAATCCTTGGAATTATAGGCCTCCTATTTCAAATAAAAAAGAGCAAACAACAGTTCTGGATACTATTCATTCTATTCATTTTCACTGGTCTTGCCTTAAAAGTATATTTAAATGAAAGGCCTTTTGAACCCCGAGAACGTGATTATGCCCTTGTTGGATCATTTTACGTTTTCTCGATATGGATAGGTATGGGCGTTTATGGTCTTTTTGAAGAACTAAAACGATTTTTAAACCCAAGACTTTTGGCCCCAGCAATTACTCTTGCCTGTATCTTGGCAGTACCAACTGTAATGGCATATCAAAACTGGGATGATCACGACAGAAGCAATAGATACACGGCTCAGTCTATGGCAAAATCATACCTAGACTCGATCCAAGAAGATGCCGGAGCTATGTTATTTACTATTGGAGATAATGACACCTTCGCCTTATGGTATGCCCAAGAAATTGAAGGATATAGAACTGATGTTAGAACAATCAACACCAGTCTTTTTGCAACCGATTGGTATATTGATCAAATGAAACGAAAAGCCTATGAAAGTGATCCAATTCCTTCGCAACTAAGACATGACCAATATGCCTATGGAGTCCGTGATGCAATCTACTTTCAAGCATTAACAGAGAACACTTGGAACATTAAGGATTTTATGAATTGGGTATCAAGTGATGACCCAAGAACGAAAGTTACATTCGCTAACAATCAAGAAGTCGTATTCTATCCAACCAACAAAATTCGCATTCCTGTAAATAAAGAAAACGTCCTGAAAAGTGGACTCGTAAAAGCGAAGGATTCGGCACTGATTCTGGACTATATAGACATTGAACTTCCTAAAAGTGCTATTGGTAAAAACCGTCTTCTAATGCTTGACATTATTGCCAATAATGACTGGAAAAGACCAATTTACTTTACTGGTGGAAGCTACGAAAGTGAAGAATTTATTTGGATGAAGGATTATCTTCAATTGGATGGATTGGTTTACAAATTGGTACCAATCAAAACAGCCGTAGATCCACGTTCTCCTTATGACATGGGACGTATAGATAGTGATCTTATGTATTCCATTGTCATGGGATGGGAATGGGGAAATATGGAGAGTTCTAAAATTTACCATGACCCTGAGACTCGCAAACTGAGCATAAACTATCGCGGAAATATGGCACGTCTAGTTGAAACACTAATTAAAGAGGGTAAAAAAGACCAGGCAAAAACAATTATAGAACTAGCCATGCAACATATGCCAGTTGATCTTTTTGGATTCTATTCTTTATTAGATCCCTATGTAGAGGGGTATTATAAAATTGGTGAGCCCGAAAAAGCACGTAAGCTATTTTTGGATGTAGCTAAAAAATACCAAGAGTCTCTTAACTATTTCGCCGGTCTTAGTTATTCTGAAAAACTCGACATAATGTCAGAATTGGAGCTGGACGTTTATCGCTACAGCAATTTACTCGATATTATTAAGAAAAATGACGATTCTAATTTTGCTAAAGAACAGATTGACCAATTCAACAAATTACTTAACGCATTTGGTGAAGAAAATATGGAGGATATAGAAGATGAACTTGATTTAGGAATGCCTTTGGATAGTATACCTGAAGATTCTCTAGAAAATATTTTACTTCAAACCTCTAAATAA
- a CDS encoding thioredoxin family protein yields MSKFGELIDISIPVLLDFYADWNEASAAMHPVLRDVAAAMGDKAKIIKIDTDKNQELADALRVKGLPTLMIYKNGEMVWRQSGEQDANTLIGILKDYL; encoded by the coding sequence ATGTCAAAGTTTGGTGAGTTAATAGATATTAGTATCCCGGTATTGTTGGATTTTTATGCCGATTGGAATGAAGCTTCTGCAGCCATGCATCCTGTGCTCAGAGATGTCGCTGCTGCCATGGGTGATAAGGCTAAAATTATAAAAATTGACACCGATAAAAATCAAGAATTAGCAGACGCTCTTCGTGTCAAAGGACTTCCTACGTTAATGATTTATAAAAATGGTGAGATGGTTTGGCGTCAGAGTGGAGAGCAAGATGCAAATACCCTCATAGGGATTCTTAAGGATTATTTGTAG
- a CDS encoding copper homeostasis protein CutC, producing the protein MLVEICANSFESARNAQLAGAHRIELCVELGMGGITPSHGLIEKVCNELSIPVCVLIRPRSGHFCYSEEELDIMIRDVKFCRSIGCAGIVTGVLAEDFTIAMDSTARLRDAAGEMEFVFHRAFDWVRNPIDALQKLNELKIDRILSSGGNSSAYDGLDRLQTYLKNSGEITIMPGGGISLNNILAFKEVGFTEIHFSAGRKRQMLRSVPFPMRSDVGVDEGIVMVSDLEVIKSMLLKLS; encoded by the coding sequence ATGCTAGTAGAAATTTGTGCGAATTCGTTTGAATCTGCAAGAAATGCCCAGCTTGCTGGAGCTCATAGAATTGAATTGTGTGTCGAGTTGGGAATGGGAGGTATAACCCCATCCCATGGTCTTATTGAGAAGGTTTGTAATGAATTGTCAATACCGGTTTGTGTTCTTATTAGGCCTCGAAGTGGTCATTTTTGTTATTCTGAAGAAGAATTAGACATCATGATTAGGGACGTGAAATTTTGTAGAAGTATTGGGTGTGCAGGGATCGTTACTGGTGTCCTTGCAGAAGATTTCACCATTGCAATGGATTCAACAGCTCGATTAAGAGATGCTGCAGGAGAAATGGAATTTGTGTTTCATCGTGCTTTTGATTGGGTTCGAAATCCTATCGATGCTTTACAAAAACTAAATGAATTAAAAATAGATAGAATATTAAGCTCTGGTGGAAATTCCTCTGCCTATGATGGGTTGGATAGATTGCAAACATATCTAAAAAATTCTGGAGAAATAACTATTATGCCTGGTGGGGGAATATCTCTTAATAACATTTTAGCCTTTAAGGAGGTCGGGTTTACTGAAATTCATTTTTCCGCCGGAAGAAAAAGACAGATGTTACGTTCCGTACCTTTTCCAATGCGAAGTGATGTTGGGGTTGATGAAGGTATAGTCATGGTCTCCGATTTGGAGGTAATCAAGTCAATGTTATTGAAGCTTTCGTAG